A window from Streptomyces subrutilus encodes these proteins:
- a CDS encoding M16 family metallopeptidase, protein MTFHPRPEAGEPQPWAFPAPERGELSNGLTLLRCHRPGQQVVAVEINLAAPLDAEPEGLDGVATIMARALSEGTDKHSAEEFAAELERCGATLDAHADHPGLRVSLEVPASRLHKALGLLAEALRAPAFADAEVDRLVRNRLDEIPHELANPQRRAAKQLSKELFPATLRISRPRQGTEETVARIDSAAVRAFYEAHVRPATATAVVVGDLTGIDLDTVLADTLGTWTGDSAAPRPVPPVTADDTGRVVIVDRPGAVQTQLLIGRIGPDRHDRVWAAQVLGTYCLGGTLTSRLDKVLREEKGYTYGVRAFGQVLRSTADGKGASMLAISGSVDTPNTGPALEDLWKVLRTLAEGGLTDAERDVAVQNLVGVAPLKFETAASVAGTLADQVEQELPDDYQARLYAQLAETGTVEATSAVVKAFPADRLVTVLVGDAAQIEAPVRALGIGEVSVVGN, encoded by the coding sequence ATGACCTTCCACCCGCGCCCGGAGGCCGGCGAGCCGCAGCCGTGGGCCTTCCCGGCCCCCGAGCGCGGTGAGCTGTCCAACGGCCTGACCCTGCTGCGCTGCCACCGCCCGGGCCAGCAGGTGGTCGCGGTCGAGATCAACCTCGCCGCCCCGCTCGACGCCGAACCCGAGGGCCTGGACGGCGTGGCGACCATCATGGCGCGCGCCCTGTCCGAGGGCACCGACAAGCACTCCGCCGAGGAGTTCGCCGCCGAGCTGGAGCGCTGCGGGGCCACCCTCGACGCGCACGCCGACCACCCCGGCCTGCGGGTCTCCCTGGAGGTCCCGGCCTCCCGGCTGCACAAGGCGCTCGGCCTGCTCGCCGAGGCCCTGCGCGCCCCCGCCTTCGCCGACGCCGAGGTGGACCGGCTGGTCCGCAACCGGCTCGACGAGATCCCGCACGAGCTGGCCAACCCGCAGCGCCGCGCCGCCAAGCAGCTCTCCAAGGAGCTGTTTCCGGCCACCCTGCGGATCTCCCGCCCGCGCCAGGGCACCGAGGAGACGGTCGCCCGCATCGACTCCGCGGCCGTGCGGGCCTTCTACGAGGCCCACGTACGCCCCGCCACCGCCACCGCGGTGGTCGTCGGCGACCTGACCGGGATCGACCTGGACACCGTCCTGGCCGACACCCTGGGCACCTGGACGGGCGACTCGGCGGCCCCCCGGCCGGTGCCGCCGGTGACCGCCGACGACACCGGCCGCGTGGTCATCGTGGACCGGCCCGGCGCGGTCCAGACGCAGCTGCTGATCGGCCGGATCGGCCCGGACCGGCACGACCGCGTCTGGGCCGCCCAGGTGCTCGGCACGTACTGCCTGGGCGGCACCCTCACCTCCCGCCTGGACAAGGTGCTGCGCGAGGAGAAGGGGTACACCTACGGCGTGCGCGCCTTCGGGCAGGTGCTGCGCTCCACCGCCGACGGCAAGGGCGCCTCGATGCTGGCCATCAGCGGCTCGGTGGACACCCCCAACACCGGCCCGGCGCTGGAGGACCTCTGGAAGGTGCTGCGCACCCTCGCGGAGGGCGGTCTGACCGACGCCGAACGCGACGTGGCGGTGCAGAACCTGGTGGGCGTGGCCCCGCTCAAGTTCGAGACCGCGGCCTCGGTCGCCGGCACCCTCGCCGACCAGGTGGAGCAGGAGCTGCCGGACGACTACCAGGCGCGGCTCTACGCGCAGTTGGCCGAAACCGGCACGGTCGAGGCGACGTCGGCGGTCGTGAAGGCCTTCCCGGCGGACCGGCTCGTCACGGTCCTGGTGGGCGACGCGGCGCAGATCGAGGCGCCGGTCCGCGCGCTCGGGATCGGCGAGGTGAGCGTGGTCGGCAACTGA